In one window of Gorilla gorilla gorilla isolate KB3781 chromosome 2, NHGRI_mGorGor1-v2.1_pri, whole genome shotgun sequence DNA:
- the TMEM108 gene encoding transmembrane protein 108 isoform X1, which translates to MKRSLQALYCQLLSFLLILALTEALAFAIQEPSPRESLQVLPSGTPPGTMVTAPHSSTRHTSVVMLTPNPDGPPSQAAAPMATPTPRAEGHPPTHTISIIAATVTAPHSESSLSTGPAPAAMATTSSKPEGRPRGQAATTILLTKPPGATSRPTTAPPRTTTRRPPRPPGSSRKGAGNSSRPVPPAPGGHSRSKEGQRGRNPSSTPLGQKRPLGKIFQIYKGNFTGSVEPEPSTLTPRTPLWGYPSSPQPQTVAATTVPSNTSWAPTTTSLGPAKDKPGLRRAAQGGGSTFTSQGGTPDATAASGAPVSPQAAPVPSQRPHRGDPQDGPSHSDSWLTVTPGTNRPLSTSSGVFTAATGPTPAAFDTSVSAPSKGIPQGASTSPQAPTHPSRVSESTISGAKEETVATLTMTDRVPSPLSTVVSTATGNFLNRLVPAGTWKPGTAGNISHVAEGDKPQHRATICLSKMDIAWVILAISVPISSCSVLLTVCCMKRKKKTANPENNLSYWNNTITMDYFNRHAVELPREIQSLETSEDQLSEPRSPANGDYRDTGMVLVNPFCQETLFVGNDQVSEI; encoded by the exons GTTTCCTGCTGATCTTGGCACTGACTGAAGCACTGGCATTTGCCATCCAGGAACCATCTCCCAGGGAATCTCTTCAGGTCCTCCCTTCAGGCACTCCCCCGGGAACCATGGTGACAGCACCCCACAGCTCTACCAGACATACTTCTGTGGTGATGCTGACCCCCAATCCTGATGGACCCCCCTCACAGGCTGCAGCTCCCATGGCAACACCGACACCCCGTGCAGAGGGGCACCCTCCTACGCACACCATCTCCATCATCGCTGCGACAGTAACCGCCCCCCATTCTGAAAGCTCCCTGTCCACAGGGCCCGCTCCAGCAGCCATGGCAACCACATCCTCCAAGCCAGAGGGCCGCCCTCGAGGGCAGGCCGCCACCACCATCCTGCTGACAAAGCCACCGGGGGCCACCAGCCGCCCCACCACAGCGCCCCCCCGCACTACCACACGCAGGCCCCCCAGGCCCCCAGGCTCTTCCCGAAAAGGGGCTGGTAATTCATCACGCCCTGTCCCGCCTGCACCTGGTGGCCACTCCAGGAGTAAAGAAGGACAGCGTGGACGAAATCCAAGCTCCACACCTCTGGGGCAGAAGCGGCCCCTGGGGAAAATCTTTCAGATCTACAAGGGCAACTTCACAGGGTCTGTGGAACCAGAGCCCTCTACCCTCACCCCCAGGACCCCACTCTGGGGCTACCCCTCTTCACCACAGCCCCAGACAGTGGCTGCGACCACAGTGCCCAGCAATACCTcatgggcacccaccaccacctccctGGGGCCTGCAAAGGACAAGCCAGGCCTTCGCAGAGCAGCCCAGGGGGGTGGTTCTACCTTCACCAGCCAAGGAGGGACACCAGATGCCACAGCAGCCTCAGGTGCCCCTGTTAGTCCACAAGCTGCCCCAGTGCCTTCTCAGCGCCCCCACCGCGGTGACCCACAGGATGGCCCCAGCCATAGTGACTCTTGGCTTACTGTCACCCCTGGCACCAACAGACCTCTGTCTACCAGCTCTGGGGTCTTCACGGCTGCCACGGGGCCCACCCCAGCTGCCTTCGATACCAGTGTCTCAGCCCCTTCCAAGGGGATTCCTCAGGGAGCATCCACAAGCCCACAAGCTCCAACCCATCCCTCCAGGGTCTCAGAAAGCACTATTTCTGGAGCCAAGGAGGAGACTGTGGCCACCCTCACCATGACCGACCGGGTGCCCAGTCCTCTCTCCACAGTGGTATCCACAGCCACAGGCAATTTCCTCAACCGCCTGGTCCCCGCCGGGACCTGGAAGCCTGGGACAGCAGGGAATATCTCCCATGTGGCCGAGGGGGACAAACCGCAGCACAGAGCCACCATCTGCCTGAGCAAGATGGATATCGCCTGGGTGATCCTGGCCATCAGCGTGCCCATCTCCTCCTGCT CTGTCCTGCTGACGGTGTGCTgcatgaagaggaagaagaagaccGCCAACCCAGAGAACAACCTGAGCTACTGGAACAACACCATCACCATGGACTACTTCAACAGGCATGCTGTGGAGCTGCCCAGGGAGATCCAGTCCCTTGAAACCTCTGAG gACCAGCTCTCAGAGCCTCGCTCCCCAGCCAATGGCGACTATAGAGACACTGGGATGGTCCTTGTTAACCCCTTCTGTCAAGAAACACTGTTTGTGGGAAACGATCAAGTATCTGAGATCTAA
- the TMEM108 gene encoding transmembrane protein 108 isoform X2, translating into MKRSLQALYCQLLSFLLILALTEALAFAIQEPSPRESLQAAAPMATPTPRAEGHPPTHTISIIAATVTAPHSESSLSTGPAPAAMATTSSKPEGRPRGQAATTILLTKPPGATSRPTTAPPRTTTRRPPRPPGSSRKGAGNSSRPVPPAPGGHSRSKEGQRGRNPSSTPLGQKRPLGKIFQIYKGNFTGSVEPEPSTLTPRTPLWGYPSSPQPQTVAATTVPSNTSWAPTTTSLGPAKDKPGLRRAAQGGGSTFTSQGGTPDATAASGAPVSPQAAPVPSQRPHRGDPQDGPSHSDSWLTVTPGTNRPLSTSSGVFTAATGPTPAAFDTSVSAPSKGIPQGASTSPQAPTHPSRVSESTISGAKEETVATLTMTDRVPSPLSTVVSTATGNFLNRLVPAGTWKPGTAGNISHVAEGDKPQHRATICLSKMDIAWVILAISVPISSCSVLLTVCCMKRKKKTANPENNLSYWNNTITMDYFNRHAVELPREIQSLETSEDQLSEPRSPANGDYRDTGMVLVNPFCQETLFVGNDQVSEI; encoded by the exons GTTTCCTGCTGATCTTGGCACTGACTGAAGCACTGGCATTTGCCATCCAGGAACCATCTCCCAGGGAATCTCTTCAG GCTGCAGCTCCCATGGCAACACCGACACCCCGTGCAGAGGGGCACCCTCCTACGCACACCATCTCCATCATCGCTGCGACAGTAACCGCCCCCCATTCTGAAAGCTCCCTGTCCACAGGGCCCGCTCCAGCAGCCATGGCAACCACATCCTCCAAGCCAGAGGGCCGCCCTCGAGGGCAGGCCGCCACCACCATCCTGCTGACAAAGCCACCGGGGGCCACCAGCCGCCCCACCACAGCGCCCCCCCGCACTACCACACGCAGGCCCCCCAGGCCCCCAGGCTCTTCCCGAAAAGGGGCTGGTAATTCATCACGCCCTGTCCCGCCTGCACCTGGTGGCCACTCCAGGAGTAAAGAAGGACAGCGTGGACGAAATCCAAGCTCCACACCTCTGGGGCAGAAGCGGCCCCTGGGGAAAATCTTTCAGATCTACAAGGGCAACTTCACAGGGTCTGTGGAACCAGAGCCCTCTACCCTCACCCCCAGGACCCCACTCTGGGGCTACCCCTCTTCACCACAGCCCCAGACAGTGGCTGCGACCACAGTGCCCAGCAATACCTcatgggcacccaccaccacctccctGGGGCCTGCAAAGGACAAGCCAGGCCTTCGCAGAGCAGCCCAGGGGGGTGGTTCTACCTTCACCAGCCAAGGAGGGACACCAGATGCCACAGCAGCCTCAGGTGCCCCTGTTAGTCCACAAGCTGCCCCAGTGCCTTCTCAGCGCCCCCACCGCGGTGACCCACAGGATGGCCCCAGCCATAGTGACTCTTGGCTTACTGTCACCCCTGGCACCAACAGACCTCTGTCTACCAGCTCTGGGGTCTTCACGGCTGCCACGGGGCCCACCCCAGCTGCCTTCGATACCAGTGTCTCAGCCCCTTCCAAGGGGATTCCTCAGGGAGCATCCACAAGCCCACAAGCTCCAACCCATCCCTCCAGGGTCTCAGAAAGCACTATTTCTGGAGCCAAGGAGGAGACTGTGGCCACCCTCACCATGACCGACCGGGTGCCCAGTCCTCTCTCCACAGTGGTATCCACAGCCACAGGCAATTTCCTCAACCGCCTGGTCCCCGCCGGGACCTGGAAGCCTGGGACAGCAGGGAATATCTCCCATGTGGCCGAGGGGGACAAACCGCAGCACAGAGCCACCATCTGCCTGAGCAAGATGGATATCGCCTGGGTGATCCTGGCCATCAGCGTGCCCATCTCCTCCTGCT CTGTCCTGCTGACGGTGTGCTgcatgaagaggaagaagaagaccGCCAACCCAGAGAACAACCTGAGCTACTGGAACAACACCATCACCATGGACTACTTCAACAGGCATGCTGTGGAGCTGCCCAGGGAGATCCAGTCCCTTGAAACCTCTGAG gACCAGCTCTCAGAGCCTCGCTCCCCAGCCAATGGCGACTATAGAGACACTGGGATGGTCCTTGTTAACCCCTTCTGTCAAGAAACACTGTTTGTGGGAAACGATCAAGTATCTGAGATCTAA